A window of the Hippoglossus stenolepis isolate QCI-W04-F060 chromosome 8, HSTE1.2, whole genome shotgun sequence genome harbors these coding sequences:
- the cabz01093075.1 gene encoding C-C chemokine receptor type 4 isoform X2 produces the protein MDTILPVTAFSGNVTPTINHESGPTSSTEYYYYEIEDHRCVYDHHGAKYLPVLYSIFFLLGLLGNSLVIWVTICGVRLRSMTDVCLLNLAIADLLLVCSLPFLAHQARDQWLFGDIMCKVILGIYHIVFYCGIFFICLMSIDRYLAIVHAVYAIRARTRSFGLATAAVTWVAGFLASFPDLIFVKLHSDANMTQFCYPAYPSSDSSDTSFSNPHFWGVFSLFKRNILGLLIPALIMGFCYSQIVWRLLYCPSSKKQAIRLVLAVVVAFLCCWLPYNVASFFKALELLDVYTTCGRSKAIRLTLEVTEAIAYAHSCLNPILYVFVGEKFRRHLVRLINRSPCRLCQVIKVHIPQDRSGSMYSQATSVDERSTAV, from the exons ATGGACACAATCCTCCCTGTTACTGCTTTCAGTGGCAATGTGACTCCAACTATAAACCATGAATCAGG CCCAACATCCTCCACTGAATACTATTACTACGAAATTGAGGACCATAGGTGTGTGTACGACCATCATGGAGCCAAATACCTTCCTGTCCTCTACAGCATTTTCTTCCTCCTGGGCCTTCTCGGAAACTCTCTGGTCATCTGGGTCACCATCTGCGGGGTGCGTCTCCGCAGTATGACCGACGTGTGCCTCCTGAACTTGGCCATCGCTGACCTGCTGTTGGTGTGCTCTCTTCCCTTCCTCGCCCACCAGGCCCGCGACCAGTGGCTGTTCGGAGATATTATGTGCAAAGTGATCCTGGGCATTtatcatattgttttttactgtggGATCTTCTTCATCTGCCTGATGAGCATTGACCGGTACTTGGCCATAGTTCACGCTGTTTACGCCATAAGAGCACGGACGCGGTCATTCGGACTGGCTACAGCTGCTGTTACATGGGTGGCTGGATTTCTGGCTTCATTCCCTGATCTGATCTTTGTCAAACTGCACTCTGATGCTAACATGACGCAGTTCTGTTATCCTGCGTATCCTTCATCTGATTCGAGCGACACCAGTTTCTCTAACCCCCACTTCTGGGGGGTCTTTAGCCTTTTCAAAAGGAACATTTTGGGTCTGCTCATCCCAGCTCTCATCATGGGGTTCTGCTACTCTCAGATTGTGTGGAGGCTGCTGTACTGCCCGTCGTCAAAGAAACAGGCCATCCGGTTAGTTCTCGCAGTGGTGGTggctttcctctgctgctggctCCCCTATAACGTTGCATCGTTCTTCAAAGCACTGGAGCTCCTGGATGTCTACACAACATGTGGACGCAGCAAAGCCATCAGGTTGACTTTAGAAGTCACAGAGGCCATTGCCTACGCTCACAGCTGCCTCAACCCCATCCTGTACGTGTTTGTCGGGGAGAAGTTCAGGAGGCACCTGGTGAGGCTGATAAACAGGTCTCCCTGCAGACTGTGTCAGGTGATCAAGGTCCACATCCCTCAGGACAGAAGCGGCTCAATGTACTCACAAGCCACCAGTGTGGACGAGAGGAGCACCGCTGTGTAA
- the cabz01093075.1 gene encoding C-C chemokine receptor type 4 isoform X1, protein MLLHFFVFSRKLIMDTILPVTAFSGNVTPTINHESGPTSSTEYYYYEIEDHRCVYDHHGAKYLPVLYSIFFLLGLLGNSLVIWVTICGVRLRSMTDVCLLNLAIADLLLVCSLPFLAHQARDQWLFGDIMCKVILGIYHIVFYCGIFFICLMSIDRYLAIVHAVYAIRARTRSFGLATAAVTWVAGFLASFPDLIFVKLHSDANMTQFCYPAYPSSDSSDTSFSNPHFWGVFSLFKRNILGLLIPALIMGFCYSQIVWRLLYCPSSKKQAIRLVLAVVVAFLCCWLPYNVASFFKALELLDVYTTCGRSKAIRLTLEVTEAIAYAHSCLNPILYVFVGEKFRRHLVRLINRSPCRLCQVIKVHIPQDRSGSMYSQATSVDERSTAV, encoded by the exons atgcttttacatttttttgtattctctAGGAAACTGATCATGGACACAATCCTCCCTGTTACTGCTTTCAGTGGCAATGTGACTCCAACTATAAACCATGAATCAGG CCCAACATCCTCCACTGAATACTATTACTACGAAATTGAGGACCATAGGTGTGTGTACGACCATCATGGAGCCAAATACCTTCCTGTCCTCTACAGCATTTTCTTCCTCCTGGGCCTTCTCGGAAACTCTCTGGTCATCTGGGTCACCATCTGCGGGGTGCGTCTCCGCAGTATGACCGACGTGTGCCTCCTGAACTTGGCCATCGCTGACCTGCTGTTGGTGTGCTCTCTTCCCTTCCTCGCCCACCAGGCCCGCGACCAGTGGCTGTTCGGAGATATTATGTGCAAAGTGATCCTGGGCATTtatcatattgttttttactgtggGATCTTCTTCATCTGCCTGATGAGCATTGACCGGTACTTGGCCATAGTTCACGCTGTTTACGCCATAAGAGCACGGACGCGGTCATTCGGACTGGCTACAGCTGCTGTTACATGGGTGGCTGGATTTCTGGCTTCATTCCCTGATCTGATCTTTGTCAAACTGCACTCTGATGCTAACATGACGCAGTTCTGTTATCCTGCGTATCCTTCATCTGATTCGAGCGACACCAGTTTCTCTAACCCCCACTTCTGGGGGGTCTTTAGCCTTTTCAAAAGGAACATTTTGGGTCTGCTCATCCCAGCTCTCATCATGGGGTTCTGCTACTCTCAGATTGTGTGGAGGCTGCTGTACTGCCCGTCGTCAAAGAAACAGGCCATCCGGTTAGTTCTCGCAGTGGTGGTggctttcctctgctgctggctCCCCTATAACGTTGCATCGTTCTTCAAAGCACTGGAGCTCCTGGATGTCTACACAACATGTGGACGCAGCAAAGCCATCAGGTTGACTTTAGAAGTCACAGAGGCCATTGCCTACGCTCACAGCTGCCTCAACCCCATCCTGTACGTGTTTGTCGGGGAGAAGTTCAGGAGGCACCTGGTGAGGCTGATAAACAGGTCTCCCTGCAGACTGTGTCAGGTGATCAAGGTCCACATCCCTCAGGACAGAAGCGGCTCAATGTACTCACAAGCCACCAGTGTGGACGAGAGGAGCACCGCTGTGTAA